A single window of Leopardus geoffroyi isolate Oge1 chromosome D4, O.geoffroyi_Oge1_pat1.0, whole genome shotgun sequence DNA harbors:
- the RRAGA gene encoding ras-related GTP-binding protein A, whose protein sequence is MPNTAMKKKVLLMGKSGSGKTSMRSIIFANYIARDTRRLGATIDVEHSHVRFLGNLVLNLWDCGGQDTFMENYFTSQRDNIFRNVEVLIYVFDVESRELEKDMHYYQSCLEAILQNSPDAKIFCLVHKMDLVQEDQRDLIFKEREEDLRRLSRPLECACFRTSIWDETLYKAWSSIVYQLIPNVQQLEMNLRNFAQIIEADEVLLFERATFLVISHYQCKEQRDVHRFEKISNIIKQFKLSCSKLAASFQSMEVRNSNFAAFIDIFTSNTYVMVVMSDPSIPSAATLINIRNARKHFEKLERVDGPKHSLLMR, encoded by the coding sequence ATGCCAAATACGGCCATGAAGAAAAAGGTGCTGTTGATGGGGAAGAGCGGGTCGGGGAAGACCAGCATGCGCTCGATTATCTTTGCAAATTATATCGCTCGCGACACCCGGCGCCTAGGTGCCACCATTGATGTGGAGCACTCCCACGTCCGATTTCTAGGCAACCTGGTGCTCAACCTGTGGGACTGTGGCGGTCAGGACACCTTCATGGAAAATTACTTCACCAGCCAGCGAGACAACATTTTCCGTAATGTCGAGGTTTTGATTTACGTGTTTGACGTGGAGAGCCGCGAACTGGAAAAGGATATGCATTACTACCAGTCGTGTCTGGAGGCCATCCTCCAGAACTCTCCGGATGCCAAAATCTTCTGCCTGGTGCACAAAATGGATCTGGTTCAAGAGGATCAGCGTGACCTGATTTTTAAAGAGCGGGAGGAAGACCTGAGGCGTTTGTCTCGCCCACTGGAATGCGCTTGTTTTCGAACCTCCATCTGGGACGAAACGCTCTACAAAGCCTGGTCCAGTATCGTCTACCAGCTGATTCCCAATGTCCAGCAGCTGGAGATGAACCTAAGGAATTTTGCCCAAATTATCGAGGCGGACGAAGTCCTGCTGTTCGAGAGAGCTACGTTCTTGGTCATTTCCCATTACCAGTGCAAAGAGCAGCGTGACGTCCACCGGTTTGAGAAGATCAGCAACATCATTAAGCAGTTCAAGCTGAGCTGCAGTAAATTGGCCGCTTCCTTCCAGAGCATGGAAGTTCGGAATTCTAACTTCGCCGCTTTTATCGACATCTTCACATCGAACACGTACGTGATGGTTGTTATGTCGGATCCGTCGATCCCTTCTGCGGCTACCCTGATCAACATTCGCAATGCCAGGAAACACTTTGAGAAGCTTGAGAGAGTGGATGGGCCCAAGCACAGCCTCCTTATGCGTTGA